From Sphingomonas nostoxanthinifaciens, a single genomic window includes:
- a CDS encoding alpha-glucosidase: MLAWKRRLSITAAMACAVTAQGQGAAPARPASQAAAPWWSGAFLYEIYPRSFGDSNGDGVGDLPGITQHLDDLKWLGVDAIWLTPSYPSPQIDFGYDISDYEAIDPQYGMMADFAALQSAASSRGIRVLMDMVLNHTSDQHAWFKESATSRTNPKADWYVWNDGLAATAPGLLSVQKANVHDGRVPPNNWTSLFGGSAWTWVPARRQFYYHKFYVQQPDLNWRNPAVERAMFDVMRFWLDRGVAGFRLDAIPTLFEDPGLRNEPESGGIDPFGAPNLRHIYTENLDEVHGVIKRMRAMVDGYPGNRVLVGETYLPDTAALDKWYGGAAQDELHLPMDMLVGFGAGAAYRADYFRPLLRAAQTDLHGAMPLLVFDNHDQVRSIDRFADGVHDRAIAKGIAAILLLSRATALTYYGAPIGMRTATPTRREDVRDPIGISGWPREKGRDGERTPMQWTAGAQAGFSTSTQTWLPVSPDHVTINVATERADPASLLNWHHTLIALRRSEPALSRGTMQLVGTDPDILAWKRRDPQTGATVLVAINMSGTSRTIDPADYDPAKRPGQAVHTLAQTGGASVSAKAVVLSPYDIWVGKVM; encoded by the coding sequence ATGCTCGCGTGGAAACGAAGGCTGTCGATCACCGCGGCGATGGCCTGCGCCGTGACTGCGCAGGGGCAGGGGGCGGCGCCCGCCAGACCCGCGTCGCAGGCGGCCGCGCCGTGGTGGTCGGGCGCCTTTCTCTATGAAATCTACCCGCGCAGCTTCGGCGACAGCAACGGCGACGGCGTCGGCGATCTGCCCGGCATCACCCAGCATCTCGACGACCTCAAATGGCTCGGAGTCGATGCGATCTGGCTGACGCCCAGCTATCCCTCGCCCCAGATCGATTTCGGCTACGACATCAGCGATTACGAGGCGATCGATCCGCAATATGGAATGATGGCCGATTTCGCGGCCTTGCAGTCGGCGGCGTCGAGCCGGGGTATCCGCGTCCTGATGGACATGGTGCTCAACCACACGTCCGACCAGCATGCCTGGTTCAAGGAATCGGCGACGTCGCGGACCAATCCGAAGGCCGACTGGTATGTCTGGAACGATGGGCTGGCCGCCACCGCGCCGGGTCTGTTATCGGTCCAGAAGGCCAATGTCCATGACGGCCGCGTGCCGCCCAACAATTGGACGTCGCTGTTCGGTGGATCGGCCTGGACGTGGGTGCCGGCACGCAGGCAATTCTATTACCACAAATTCTACGTCCAGCAGCCCGACCTGAACTGGCGCAACCCGGCGGTCGAGCGGGCGATGTTCGACGTGATGCGCTTCTGGCTCGATCGCGGCGTCGCCGGCTTCCGGCTCGACGCGATCCCGACGCTGTTCGAGGATCCGGGCCTGCGCAACGAGCCGGAGAGCGGCGGCATCGATCCGTTCGGCGCGCCCAATTTGCGCCACATCTACACCGAGAATCTGGACGAGGTGCACGGCGTCATCAAGCGCATGCGGGCGATGGTCGACGGCTATCCGGGCAACCGCGTGCTGGTCGGCGAGACCTATCTGCCCGACACGGCCGCGCTCGACAAATGGTATGGGGGCGCGGCGCAGGACGAGCTGCATTTGCCGATGGACATGCTTGTCGGCTTCGGGGCCGGCGCCGCCTACCGTGCCGACTATTTCCGGCCGCTGCTGCGTGCGGCGCAGACCGACCTGCACGGCGCGATGCCGCTGCTGGTGTTCGACAATCACGATCAGGTGCGCTCGATCGATCGCTTCGCCGACGGCGTGCACGATCGTGCGATCGCCAAGGGCATCGCCGCAATCCTGCTGCTGTCGCGCGCGACCGCGCTGACATATTATGGCGCACCGATCGGCATGCGGACGGCGACGCCGACCCGGCGCGAGGATGTACGCGATCCGATCGGCATCTCCGGCTGGCCGCGCGAGAAAGGCCGCGACGGCGAGCGCACGCCGATGCAGTGGACCGCCGGCGCGCAGGCGGGCTTCTCGACCAGCACGCAGACATGGCTGCCGGTGAGCCCCGATCACGTCACCATCAACGTGGCGACCGAGCGGGCCGATCCGGCCTCGCTGCTCAACTGGCACCATACGCTGATCGCGCTTCGCCGGAGCGAGCCGGCCCTGTCGCGTGGCACGATGCAGCTCGTCGGAACGGACCCCGACATCCTCGCATGGAAGCGCCGCGACCCGCAGACGGGCGCCACGGTCCTCGTCGCGATAAACATGAGCGGCACGTCACGGACGATCGATCCGGCAGACTATGATCCGGCGAAACGACCGGGACAGGCAGTGCATACGCTTGCACAAACCGGCGGCGCATCCGTCTCGGCGAAGGCGGTCGTGCTATCGCCCTACGACATATGGGTTGGTAAGGTTATGTGA
- a CDS encoding LacI family DNA-binding transcriptional regulator, protein MTDPRSDAPKGEARVRNIAELAKLAGVNAGTVSRALADSPVVALKTRQRIQALAAKHNYRPNQMAQRLRTQRTGVIGVVVPLGHEQRQHLSDPFFMSLLGHLADTLTENGYDIMLSRVIPNADDWLERIVESGMLDGVLLIGQSDQHGAIERVARTYRPLVAWGIHQAGQVHCAIGSDNFEGGRLAGARLIAGGARRIAFLGETRAPEFRLRFEGVAAAMAEAGLPRGPLPLHVHIASDDMEHEIAAQIDRAGAEIDGIATASDVIAMRTLRVLADRAIDVPGRIRVIGFDDLPLAIQTVPRLTTIRQDLARGSEAMVSALFARIAGDDTPSLQMEPQLMERDTA, encoded by the coding sequence ATGACCGATCCCCGTTCCGACGCCCCGAAGGGCGAAGCGCGCGTCCGCAACATCGCGGAACTCGCCAAGCTCGCCGGTGTGAATGCAGGCACGGTTTCGCGTGCACTGGCGGACAGCCCGGTGGTGGCGCTCAAGACACGCCAGCGCATCCAGGCGCTCGCCGCGAAGCACAATTATCGCCCCAACCAGATGGCCCAGCGCCTGCGCACGCAGCGTACCGGTGTGATCGGCGTGGTGGTGCCGCTGGGCCACGAGCAGCGCCAGCACCTGTCGGACCCGTTCTTCATGTCGCTGCTCGGCCACCTCGCCGATACGCTGACCGAGAATGGCTACGACATCATGCTGTCGCGCGTGATCCCGAACGCGGACGACTGGCTGGAGCGGATCGTGGAATCGGGCATGCTCGACGGCGTGCTGCTGATCGGCCAGTCGGACCAGCACGGGGCGATCGAGCGGGTCGCGCGCACCTACCGGCCGCTCGTTGCGTGGGGCATCCACCAGGCCGGGCAGGTTCATTGCGCGATCGGCAGCGACAATTTCGAGGGCGGCCGACTGGCCGGCGCGCGGCTGATCGCCGGCGGCGCGCGACGCATCGCCTTTCTTGGCGAGACGCGCGCGCCGGAATTCCGGCTTCGGTTCGAGGGTGTCGCCGCCGCGATGGCCGAAGCGGGCCTGCCTAGGGGACCGCTGCCGCTGCACGTCCACATCGCCTCCGACGACATGGAGCATGAGATCGCGGCGCAGATCGATCGCGCGGGCGCGGAGATCGACGGCATCGCGACCGCATCCGACGTGATCGCGATGCGCACCCTGCGCGTGCTCGCGGATCGCGCGATCGACGTGCCGGGCCGCATCCGCGTGATCGGCTTCGACGATCTGCCGCTGGCGATCCAGACCGTGCCGCGCCTCACCACGATCCGGCAGGATCTCGCACGCGGGTCGGAGGCGATGGTCTCGGCCCTGTTCGCGCGCATCGCCGGCGACGATACGCCATCGCTGCAGATGGAACCGCAGTTGATGGAGCGCGATACCGCCTGA
- a CDS encoding glycoside hydrolase family 68 protein: MDERAYSAAEAPPSAWTAEHVAGADAQTGAAIPVIRAADVQPMLADGVVWDMWPIQWPDASTVVIDGRSFWFFLAAPRADDPDLRHDRARIRLFSWGADGWRDHGDTFQDGFTPGSREWSGTAVLDEDGHSLTHYFTAAGRHGQPRTFEQRLFETRGHFEVEDGVPRLSDWTTPIESVAADGIVYAHADQAQAEGGLIKGFRDPGYFRDPADGTDYLLFAGTAAASEQRYDGVVGIARREGAQWAMLPPLVTAIGLNAELERPHIVTTDGRYYLFWSTQRARFAPAGPSGPNGLYGMVAEQLSGPWRPLNGTGLVAANPREEPLQAYCWWVTGEFDVISFVDLWGLDGRDPTVMPELRARQFGGTVAPWFSLHVAGDHVVPRFGPR; the protein is encoded by the coding sequence TTGGACGAACGTGCCTATTCCGCCGCCGAGGCCCCGCCGTCGGCGTGGACCGCGGAGCATGTCGCCGGCGCCGATGCCCAGACCGGCGCCGCCATCCCCGTCATCCGCGCCGCCGACGTGCAGCCGATGCTCGCGGATGGCGTCGTGTGGGATATGTGGCCGATCCAGTGGCCCGATGCGTCGACGGTCGTGATCGACGGGCGCAGCTTCTGGTTCTTCCTCGCCGCGCCACGCGCCGACGACCCCGATCTGCGGCACGATCGCGCGCGCATCCGGTTGTTCAGCTGGGGAGCGGACGGATGGCGCGATCATGGTGACACTTTCCAGGACGGCTTCACGCCGGGCAGCCGCGAATGGTCGGGCACGGCGGTGCTGGACGAAGACGGGCACAGCCTGACCCATTATTTCACGGCGGCCGGCCGGCATGGCCAGCCCCGCACGTTCGAGCAGCGCCTGTTCGAGACGCGGGGCCACTTCGAAGTGGAGGACGGCGTGCCGCGCCTGTCCGATTGGACGACCCCGATCGAGTCGGTCGCGGCGGACGGAATCGTCTATGCGCATGCCGATCAAGCGCAGGCAGAAGGCGGGCTCATCAAGGGGTTTCGCGATCCGGGTTACTTCCGTGATCCTGCGGACGGCACCGATTACCTGCTGTTCGCCGGCACCGCCGCGGCGTCGGAGCAGCGTTACGACGGCGTGGTCGGCATTGCGCGGCGGGAAGGGGCGCAGTGGGCCATGTTGCCGCCGCTCGTCACCGCCATCGGCCTGAATGCGGAGCTCGAGCGGCCGCACATCGTGACGACCGACGGACGCTATTACCTGTTCTGGTCGACCCAGCGCGCCCGCTTCGCGCCCGCCGGGCCATCGGGGCCGAACGGTCTGTACGGCATGGTCGCGGAACAGTTGTCCGGCCCGTGGCGTCCGCTGAACGGCACCGGCCTGGTGGCGGCGAACCCGCGCGAGGAGCCGCTGCAGGCCTATTGCTGGTGGGTGACGGGCGAGTTCGACGTCATCAGCTTCGTCGACCTGTGGGGACTGGACGGGCGCGATCCCACCGTCATGCCGGAACTGCGCGCCCGCCAGTTCGGCGGTACGGTGGCGCCGTGGTTCAGCCTGCACGTCGCGGGCGACCATGTCGTGCCGCGCTTCGGCCCACGCTGA
- a CDS encoding MFS transporter, whose protein sequence is MRHPDSKPRLSLPRILEMNLGFLGLQFSFGLQQGNMAPIYSYLGASEATLPLLLLAGPATGLIVQPLIGAMSDRTDSRFGRRTPYFVAGAVLCMLGLLFMPFSASIVMAVSLLWLLDAGNNITMEPYRAYVSDRLDESQHEIGFLTQSAFTGLAQMLAFLTPSLLVAAGMNADWVDAHNIPYTTRIVFLIGAVLSICTILWSILRVPELPLTIAQKAAIAGKQKTFGATIVEIGSAIRDMPPAMRKLGLMSLFQWYGMWAYWSYVVYAIGRAVYGTTSATASGFHQAVLTNGEMAAFYNGIAFVAAFAMVPLAKRIGAGVVHALCLACAGIGMLWLPHVSDKALLFVPAIGIGVGWASIMGNPYVILAGTIPPERTGVYMGIFNMMIVLPMMLFALTMPFLYDRLLGGDPRRVLMLAGVLMLLAAASVLAVREGRVAGRAPARPA, encoded by the coding sequence ATGCGCCATCCGGACAGCAAGCCGCGCCTGAGCCTACCCCGCATCCTCGAGATGAACCTCGGCTTCCTCGGGCTGCAGTTCAGCTTCGGGCTGCAGCAGGGCAATATGGCGCCGATCTATTCCTACCTCGGCGCGAGCGAGGCGACTTTGCCGCTGCTGCTGCTGGCGGGGCCTGCGACCGGGCTGATCGTGCAGCCGCTGATCGGGGCGATGAGCGACCGCACCGACAGCCGCTTCGGCCGCCGCACGCCTTATTTCGTCGCCGGCGCGGTCCTGTGCATGCTTGGGCTGCTGTTCATGCCGTTCAGCGCCTCGATCGTGATGGCGGTGTCTTTGCTGTGGCTGCTCGATGCCGGCAACAACATCACGATGGAGCCTTATCGCGCTTATGTGTCGGACCGGCTGGACGAGAGCCAGCACGAGATCGGATTTCTCACGCAGAGCGCGTTCACCGGGCTGGCACAGATGCTGGCGTTCCTGACGCCTTCGTTGCTGGTGGCCGCGGGCATGAACGCCGACTGGGTCGATGCGCACAACATTCCCTATACGACGCGGATCGTCTTCCTGATCGGCGCGGTGCTGTCGATCTGCACGATCCTGTGGTCGATCCTGCGCGTGCCCGAACTGCCGCTCACGATCGCGCAGAAGGCCGCCATCGCCGGCAAGCAGAAAACCTTCGGGGCGACGATCGTGGAGATCGGTTCGGCGATCCGCGACATGCCGCCGGCGATGCGCAAGCTCGGCCTGATGAGCCTGTTCCAGTGGTACGGGATGTGGGCCTATTGGAGCTACGTGGTCTATGCGATCGGCCGCGCGGTCTACGGCACCACCAGCGCAACCGCGTCGGGCTTTCACCAGGCGGTGCTGACCAATGGCGAGATGGCGGCCTTCTATAACGGCATCGCCTTCGTCGCGGCGTTCGCGATGGTGCCGCTGGCCAAGCGCATCGGCGCGGGCGTCGTCCACGCGCTGTGCCTCGCCTGCGCGGGCATCGGTATGCTGTGGCTGCCGCATGTCAGCGACAAGGCACTGCTGTTCGTGCCGGCAATCGGTATCGGCGTCGGCTGGGCGAGCATCATGGGCAACCCCTACGTCATCCTCGCCGGAACGATCCCGCCCGAGCGGACCGGGGTCTATATGGGCATCTTCAACATGATGATCGTGCTGCCGATGATGCTGTTCGCGCTCACCATGCCGTTCCTCTACGATCGACTGCTGGGCGGCGATCCGCGCCGCGTGCTGATGCTGGCGGGCGTGCTCATGCTGCTCGCGGCGGCAAGCGTCCTTGCCGTGCGCGAGGGGCGCGTCGCCGGCCGTGCGCCGGCGCGACCCGCCTGA
- a CDS encoding tryptophan halogenase family protein, whose protein sequence is MTKEKAVADDAIRSILIVGGGTAGWMTAAALAHALPRGCTITLIESEEIGTVGVGEATIPPIRLFNETLGIAEADFLRATQGSFKLGIEFVDWARLGQRYFHPFGSFGKPFDLVAVHQHWLAARAAGSTVPLDDLAMAWGAAKRNRFARPLPDPRSIGSTFDYAYHFDAGLYAAFLRRYAEARGVVRVEGKVADVALEGTSGHVASVTLADGRPLEADLFVDCSGFRGLLIEGALQTGYEDWSHWLPCDRAMAVPSARTAPFTPFTRSTARSAGWQWRIPLQHRTGNGYVYCSRHLSDDEAAATLLANLDGEALGEPRALRFITGRRRLFWNRNVVAIGLASGFMEPLESTSIHLIQAGISKLLALFPTRRFDPLVTDEYNRIAITEVERIRDFLILHYKLTQRADAPLWRECAAMAVPDTLQLKIDHFRRFGRLIARDMDLFGAASWSAVHIGQLNLPEARDPLLDHVADPARSRAFVDQLAGAIARAAETMPSHGNAIARTIA, encoded by the coding sequence ATGACGAAGGAGAAGGCCGTGGCCGACGACGCGATCCGCAGCATCCTGATCGTCGGCGGCGGTACGGCCGGCTGGATGACCGCCGCGGCACTGGCGCACGCGCTGCCGCGCGGCTGCACCATCACCCTGATCGAATCCGAGGAGATCGGCACCGTCGGCGTCGGCGAGGCGACCATCCCGCCGATCCGCCTGTTCAACGAGACGCTCGGTATCGCCGAGGCCGATTTCCTGCGCGCGACGCAGGGGAGCTTCAAGCTGGGCATCGAGTTCGTCGATTGGGCGCGCCTCGGCCAGCGCTATTTCCATCCCTTCGGCAGCTTCGGAAAACCGTTCGACCTGGTCGCGGTGCACCAGCATTGGCTCGCGGCGCGAGCGGCGGGATCGACGGTGCCGCTGGACGATCTGGCGATGGCGTGGGGTGCCGCGAAGCGGAACCGCTTCGCCCGCCCCCTCCCCGATCCGCGCAGCATCGGCTCGACCTTCGATTACGCCTATCACTTCGACGCGGGCCTCTATGCCGCCTTCCTGCGCCGCTACGCCGAGGCCCGCGGCGTCGTCCGCGTCGAAGGCAAGGTCGCGGACGTGGCGCTCGAGGGCACCAGCGGCCACGTGGCGAGCGTGACGCTCGCCGACGGGCGACCGCTTGAGGCCGACCTGTTCGTCGACTGCTCCGGATTCCGCGGCCTGCTGATCGAAGGCGCGCTGCAGACCGGCTACGAGGACTGGAGCCACTGGCTGCCGTGCGACCGCGCCATGGCCGTGCCCAGCGCACGGACTGCGCCCTTCACCCCCTTTACGCGGTCGACCGCGCGCAGCGCGGGCTGGCAATGGCGCATCCCGCTGCAGCACCGCACCGGCAACGGCTATGTCTATTGCAGCCGCCATTTGTCGGACGACGAAGCGGCGGCGACCCTGCTCGCCAATCTCGACGGCGAGGCGCTGGGCGAGCCGCGCGCGCTGCGCTTCATCACTGGGCGGCGGCGGCTGTTCTGGAACCGCAATGTCGTCGCGATCGGGCTGGCGAGCGGCTTCATGGAGCCGCTGGAATCGACCAGCATCCACCTCATCCAGGCGGGCATTTCCAAGCTGCTCGCACTGTTCCCGACGCGCCGCTTCGATCCGCTGGTAACCGACGAATATAATCGCATCGCCATCACCGAAGTCGAGCGGATCCGCGATTTCCTGATCCTGCATTATAAGCTGACCCAGCGCGCCGATGCGCCGCTGTGGCGGGAATGCGCGGCAATGGCCGTGCCCGACACGCTCCAGCTCAAGATCGATCACTTCCGGCGGTTCGGCCGCCTGATCGCGCGCGACATGGATCTGTTCGGCGCGGCGAGCTGGTCGGCAGTCCATATCGGCCAGCTCAACCTGCCCGAGGCGCGCGATCCTTTGCTCGACCACGTCGCCGATCCCGCGCGGAGTCGGGCGTTCGTCGATCAACTGGCCGGCGCGATCGCGCGCGCGGCGGAGACGATGCCCAGCCATGGCAATGCGATCGCGCGCACGATCGCCTGA
- a CDS encoding TonB-dependent receptor domain-containing protein, whose product MKSLAHQPTVSIAALATALLAAPAFAQDAPAGAQPASPPVSGALSQAQTGDDIVVTAAVGDRTRFKSSVSVSQVSNEAIQNFTPRSQAEILRSIPGIQTAANAGPGGNANIGVRGIPVSTGGSEYVALQEDGLPVVLFGDINFGNNDYWLRFDYTVDRVEAVRGGSASTFASQAPGAVINYISNTGDHDGGSIGYTEGLDFRQHQLNFNYGGHIDPTLRYDIGGYWRRGAGPSDISYDALKGYQVKANITKELPDNRGYIRLLFKRLDEQAPTNTSSLAIAKLDGNKITGFDLAPGIDPREGSTYSENNRRFQYVDQNGNLQSAKVEGIHPRVTSVGAQIHYEIADGITIDDNFRKSWISGSFTTQFLNVLPTSSLIGSTVNGQTVGAIRYANGPNQGKTFTGQFVNNNPNINTLMHDMGNLANNLQINGKHELGSGTVNLSAGWFHMSQKIDQTWFVNRQYSEIATKNGAELDLFSTTGTQLTAAGQAGYGDNWGTCCARNVDLTYTDDAPFLSAGYSVGGLNLDGSVRFDRVAGKGFAQGGVAGANYTVSDALGTAVIPSLIAASAKENINYLKSYSSWSAGALYAFGSDTSVFVRASRGGRFNADRRVLGGNFNSDGSLNAQGNSTAVNFLNQQEAGLKQRGTLSLFGMTGRYTTETTFFHSTLTENNYDFTRLANSPPNNNPNISNKYRSFGVEFTGNIAMGNFHLTANLTYTDAKIKDSATAAIIGNRPGGIPRLQYFIQPSYDRGIAAVGFTIDGQTGAPIDDFGTYELNGTTFVNAFLKIRPVKNLELGINVNNLFNTLGFRYGGNVVQSGGTSYYTNTGIYGRTTEASIRFRF is encoded by the coding sequence ATGAAGAGCTTGGCTCACCAGCCCACCGTTTCCATTGCCGCATTGGCGACGGCCCTTCTGGCGGCACCCGCCTTCGCACAGGACGCGCCCGCCGGCGCCCAACCTGCCAGTCCGCCGGTCAGCGGCGCCTTGAGCCAGGCACAGACGGGCGACGACATCGTCGTGACTGCTGCTGTCGGCGACCGCACGCGCTTCAAGAGCTCGGTCTCGGTCAGCCAGGTCTCGAACGAGGCGATCCAGAATTTCACGCCGCGTTCGCAGGCCGAGATCCTGCGCTCGATCCCCGGCATCCAGACCGCCGCCAATGCCGGCCCCGGCGGCAACGCCAATATCGGCGTGCGCGGCATCCCCGTCTCGACCGGCGGATCCGAATATGTCGCGCTGCAGGAAGATGGGTTGCCGGTCGTGCTGTTCGGCGACATCAACTTCGGCAACAACGATTACTGGCTGCGCTTCGACTATACCGTCGATCGCGTCGAAGCGGTGCGCGGCGGATCGGCCTCGACCTTCGCCAGCCAGGCACCGGGTGCGGTCATCAACTATATCAGCAACACCGGCGATCATGACGGCGGCTCGATCGGCTACACCGAGGGGCTCGACTTTCGCCAGCACCAGCTGAACTTCAATTATGGCGGCCACATCGATCCGACGTTGCGCTACGATATCGGCGGCTATTGGCGGCGCGGCGCGGGGCCGAGCGACATCAGCTACGACGCGCTGAAGGGCTATCAGGTCAAGGCCAACATCACCAAGGAACTGCCCGACAATCGCGGCTATATCCGCCTGCTGTTCAAGCGGCTGGACGAGCAGGCGCCGACGAACACCTCGTCGCTCGCCATCGCGAAGCTCGACGGCAACAAGATCACCGGCTTCGATCTCGCGCCCGGCATCGATCCGCGCGAGGGATCGACCTATTCCGAAAATAATCGCCGCTTCCAATATGTCGATCAGAACGGCAACCTCCAGTCCGCGAAGGTGGAGGGCATCCATCCGCGCGTGACCTCGGTCGGGGCGCAGATCCATTACGAGATCGCCGACGGCATCACGATCGACGACAATTTCCGCAAGTCGTGGATCAGCGGCAGCTTCACCACCCAGTTCCTCAACGTGCTGCCGACATCGTCGCTGATCGGATCGACCGTGAATGGCCAGACGGTCGGCGCGATCCGCTATGCCAACGGACCGAACCAGGGCAAGACGTTCACCGGCCAGTTCGTGAACAACAATCCGAACATCAACACGCTCATGCACGACATGGGCAATCTCGCGAACAACCTGCAGATCAACGGCAAGCACGAGCTTGGCTCGGGCACCGTCAACCTGTCGGCCGGCTGGTTCCACATGAGCCAGAAGATCGACCAGACGTGGTTCGTCAACCGCCAGTATAGCGAAATCGCCACCAAGAACGGGGCCGAACTCGACCTGTTCTCGACCACCGGCACGCAGCTCACCGCGGCGGGCCAGGCAGGCTATGGCGACAATTGGGGCACCTGCTGCGCGCGCAATGTCGACCTGACCTATACCGACGACGCGCCGTTCCTGTCGGCGGGCTATTCGGTCGGCGGCCTCAATCTCGACGGCAGCGTCCGCTTCGATCGCGTGGCGGGCAAGGGTTTCGCGCAGGGCGGCGTCGCCGGCGCCAATTACACCGTGTCCGACGCGCTCGGCACCGCCGTGATCCCGTCGCTGATCGCCGCGTCGGCCAAGGAGAATATCAACTACCTCAAGAGCTACTCCAGCTGGTCCGCGGGTGCGCTCTATGCGTTCGGCAGCGACACCAGCGTGTTCGTCCGCGCCAGCCGCGGCGGCCGCTTCAATGCCGATCGGCGCGTGCTGGGCGGCAACTTCAACAGCGACGGCTCGCTCAACGCGCAGGGCAATTCGACCGCGGTCAATTTCCTCAACCAGCAGGAAGCGGGCCTGAAGCAGCGCGGCACGCTCAGCCTGTTCGGGATGACCGGCCGTTACACCACCGAGACCACCTTCTTCCACTCGACGCTGACTGAGAACAATTACGACTTCACCCGGCTGGCCAACTCGCCGCCGAACAACAATCCCAATATCTCGAACAAATATCGCTCGTTCGGTGTCGAATTCACCGGCAACATCGCGATGGGCAACTTCCACCTGACCGCGAACCTCACCTATACCGATGCCAAGATCAAGGACAGCGCCACGGCTGCCATTATCGGCAACCGGCCGGGCGGCATTCCGCGCCTGCAATATTTCATCCAGCCGTCCTATGATCGCGGCATCGCGGCGGTGGGCTTCACGATCGACGGCCAGACCGGCGCGCCGATCGACGATTTCGGCACGTACGAGCTGAACGGAACGACCTTCGTCAACGCCTTCCTGAAGATCCGCCCGGTCAAGAATCTCGAGCTCGGGATCAACGTCAACAACCTCTTCAATACGCTCGGCTTCCGTTACGGCGGCAACGTCGTGCAGAGCGGTGGCACCTCTTACTACACCAACACCGGCATCTACGGCCGCACGACGGAGGCCTCGATCCGCTTCCGCTTCTGA